A single window of Gammaproteobacteria bacterium DNA harbors:
- a CDS encoding DEAD/DEAH box helicase family protein: MSTPEQYARETIDRLLTQAGWNVCNTSAANITAHRGVAIREFPLKSGHGEADYLLYVDGKAAGVIEAKKEGVTLTGVETQSAKYTQGLPDGLPAWRKPLPFAYQSTGVETRFTNGLDPQPRSRPVFAFHKPDHLAHLIEEAEEFKKISREQGDDAAYLRAAEARPTDYISRGATFLDRMKIMPPLADKLWPPKPKAIDNIERSLRENRPRALVQMATGSGKTLLAIVLAYRLLKFTGARRILFLVDRGNLGDQTLKEFQQYASPYNNFKFTEEYIVQRLQGNTLDTTARVCICTIQRMYSMLKGRELPEDLEEESVGQLGGLFKQPEPIEYNPNIPIETFDIIVTDECHRSIYNLWAQVLEYFDAYLIGLTATPGKQTFGFFNQNLVMEYNHEMAVADGVNVNYDVYRIRTAITEQGSKVEAGYSVQIQERETRKKRWEQLDDDFSYDPNQLDRDVVAPDQIRKIIQTFRDRLFTEIFPGREWVPKTLIFAKDDAHAENIVEIVREEFGKGNDFAQKITYRTTGAKPKDLINEFRTSPMPRIAVTVDMIATGTDIKAVEVVMFMRAVKSRAFFEQMKGRGVRVIKPDDLQSVTPDARAKDHFVIVDAVGVCEQDKTDSRPMEQKPTVSFEKLMQAVAFGNTEDEVLSSLAGRLARMEHRMTAEDDRQVRALAGGLSIRQLSHRIIAALDPDRHIEQAKADLGIAPGMDAPIPEPALAAARDKVIQAAIKPFYDPKLRETIDTIKKKNEVVIDTVSADQILEAGFSQDALDRAQGMVQSFEQFIRHHKDEITALQVLYSRPYKQRLNLEAVQELADAIEKPPYLWNESQLWNAYAALEKSKVKGASGKRILTDLVSLVRYAIHQDNELIPFPERVDANFKAWLATQIRHSRASGNPEPFSPEQIRWLEMIRDHIAANLGIDPDDFNYAPFIQQGGLGKVHQLFGDRLNAIIDDLNETLAA, from the coding sequence GTGTCCACGCCGGAGCAATATGCACGCGAAACCATCGACCGCCTGCTGACGCAGGCCGGCTGGAACGTGTGTAATACAAGTGCGGCAAATATCACCGCGCATCGCGGCGTGGCGATCCGCGAGTTTCCGCTGAAGTCGGGACACGGCGAGGCGGACTATCTGCTCTACGTCGACGGCAAGGCCGCCGGTGTTATTGAGGCCAAGAAGGAAGGCGTGACGCTGACCGGCGTCGAGACGCAATCCGCCAAATACACGCAGGGACTCCCCGACGGACTGCCCGCCTGGCGCAAACCATTGCCGTTTGCGTACCAGTCCACCGGCGTCGAAACCCGCTTCACCAACGGCCTCGACCCCCAGCCGCGTTCACGCCCGGTGTTCGCCTTTCATAAACCTGATCATCTCGCCCACTTAATCGAAGAAGCAGAAGAATTCAAAAAAATCTCGAGAGAGCAGGGGGATGACGCAGCTTATTTGAGAGCAGCCGAGGCTAGACCTACTGATTACATCAGTCGTGGCGCGACATTTCTTGATCGAATGAAAATCATGCCGCCTTTGGCAGATAAGCTCTGGCCACCAAAACCCAAGGCCATTGATAATATCGAGCGCTCGTTGCGTGAGAACCGTCCTCGAGCATTGGTACAGATGGCGACAGGTTCCGGAAAAACCTTGCTCGCTATTGTGTTGGCCTACCGCCTATTAAAGTTTACTGGTGCCCGGCGCATCCTGTTTCTCGTCGACCGCGGCAACCTCGGCGACCAGACGCTGAAGGAATTCCAGCAATACGCCTCGCCCTACAACAACTTCAAGTTCACCGAGGAGTACATCGTCCAGCGCCTGCAAGGCAACACCCTGGACACTACCGCGCGCGTCTGCATCTGCACCATCCAGCGCATGTACTCCATGTTGAAGGGCAGGGAACTGCCCGAAGACCTGGAAGAGGAATCGGTCGGCCAACTCGGCGGCCTGTTCAAACAGCCCGAGCCCATCGAATACAACCCGAATATCCCGATAGAGACCTTCGACATCATCGTCACCGACGAATGCCACCGCTCCATCTACAACCTCTGGGCGCAGGTGCTGGAGTACTTCGACGCCTACCTCATCGGCCTCACCGCCACGCCCGGCAAGCAGACCTTCGGCTTCTTCAACCAGAACCTGGTGATGGAATACAACCACGAAATGGCCGTAGCCGACGGCGTTAACGTCAACTACGATGTCTACCGCATCCGCACCGCCATCACCGAACAGGGCTCCAAGGTAGAGGCCGGCTACTCGGTTCAGATCCAGGAACGCGAGACCCGCAAGAAGCGCTGGGAACAGCTCGACGACGACTTCAGCTACGATCCCAACCAGCTCGACCGCGACGTGGTCGCCCCGGACCAGATCCGCAAGATCATCCAGACCTTCCGCGACAGGTTGTTCACTGAGATCTTCCCCGGCCGCGAGTGGGTGCCCAAGACCCTCATCTTCGCCAAGGACGACGCCCACGCCGAGAACATCGTCGAGATCGTGCGCGAGGAATTCGGCAAGGGCAACGACTTCGCCCAGAAGATCACCTATCGCACCACCGGCGCGAAACCGAAAGACCTCATCAATGAATTCCGCACCAGCCCCATGCCGCGCATCGCCGTCACTGTGGACATGATCGCCACCGGCACCGACATCAAGGCGGTGGAGGTCGTCATGTTCATGCGCGCCGTCAAATCCCGCGCCTTCTTTGAGCAGATGAAAGGCCGCGGCGTGCGCGTCATCAAGCCCGACGACCTGCAAAGCGTCACCCCCGACGCCCGGGCCAAGGACCACTTCGTCATCGTCGATGCCGTCGGCGTCTGCGAGCAGGACAAGACCGACTCGCGCCCCATGGAGCAGAAGCCCACCGTCAGCTTCGAAAAGCTCATGCAGGCCGTGGCCTTCGGCAACACCGAAGACGAGGTGCTCTCCTCGCTTGCAGGAAGATTGGCCCGCATGGAACACCGCATGACCGCGGAGGACGACCGGCAGGTTCGCGCCCTCGCCGGGGGCTTGAGCATCAGGCAGCTCAGCCACCGCATCATCGCCGCCCTCGACCCGGACCGCCACATCGAACAGGCGAAGGCGGATCTGGGCATCGCTCCCGGTATGGATGCGCCCATCCCGGAACCAGCCTTGGCCGCCGCCCGGGACAAGGTCATACAGGCCGCCATCAAGCCATTCTACGACCCCAAACTGCGCGAGACCATCGACACCATCAAGAAGAAAAACGAGGTCGTCATCGACACCGTGAGCGCGGACCAGATCCTGGAGGCCGGCTTCTCGCAAGACGCGCTCGACCGCGCCCAAGGCATGGTCCAGTCCTTCGAGCAGTTCATCCGGCATCACAAGGACGAGATCACCGCCCTGCAGGTACTCTACAGCCGGCCCTACAAGCAGCGCCTGAACCTTGAAGCGGTGCAAGAGCTCGCCGACGCCATCGAAAAGCCGCCGTACCTGTGGAACGAATCTCAACTCTGGAACGCCTATGCCGCCTTGGAAAAATCCAAAGTCAAAGGCGCCAGCGGCAAACGCATCCTTACCGACCTCGTTTCGCTGGTGCGCTACGCCATCCACCAGGACAACGAACTCATCCCGTTCCCCGAGCGCGTCGATGCCAATTTCAAGGCATGGCTCGCCACCCAGATTCGTCATTCCCGCGCAAGCGGGAATCCAGAGCCTTTTTCACCTGAACAAATCCGCTGGCTCGAAATGATCCGCGACCACATCGCCGCCAACCTCGGCATCGATCCGGACGACTTCAACTACGCGCCGTTCATCCAGCAGGGCGGACTCGGCAAGGTTCATCAACTGTTCGGCGACAGGCTGAACGCCATTATTGATGACCTGAACGAGACCTTGGCCGCATGA